The Bradyrhizobium diazoefficiens genome contains the following window.
TTGTTGGCTTCTGTGAGCTTCGAACCCGCACCTGGACCGGCGACGACGATATCGGTCTTCTTGGACACCGAGCCGGACACTTTTGCGCCGAGCCTTTCTGCCGTGGCCTTGGCCTCGTCCCTCGTCATCTTCTCCAGCGAGCCCGTAAACACGACCGTCTTGCCGGCGACGGCCGAGTTGCTCTTCGGCTTCTCGGCGTCGACGATCTCGACCTCCTTGGTCAGCCGCTCGACAATGCCGCGGTTGTGGTCCTCGCCGAAATAATCGGCGATGCTCTTGATCACGGTGTCGCCGATCTGGTCGAGCGCGTCCATCTCAGCCATCGCCTCCTCGTCGCCCTTGGCGACCTTGAGGCAGGCATCGTGGAAGGCGTCCCAGGAACCATAGCCGCGCGCCAGTGCCAGGGCCGTGGTCTCGCCGACATGGCGCATGCCGAGCGCATAGATAAAACGCTCCAGCGCGATTCTGCGCCGGCTCTCGATCGCGCCGAACAGATTGCGCACCGAGGTTTCGCCGTAGCCCTCGATTTCCTCGAGCTTGAGCTTTGCGTTGCGCTTCTCCAGCGTGAAGATGTCGGCAGGCTCTTTCACCCACCCCTTGTCGAAGAAATACTGGAGCTGCTTCTCGCCGAGACCATCGATGTCGAAGGCGCGCCGCGACACGAACAGCTTGAGGTGTTCGATCTTCTGGTAGGGGCAGGCGAACTCGCCGGTGCAGCGGGCACGCGCTTCCTCTTCGCCGGCGGCCGTCTCCCCGCGCACGACGTCGGTGTGCAGCGGACACGGGCACGTCTTGGGGAAGTGAAACGCCTTGGCGCTCGTCGGCCGCTTGTCGAGGACGATATCCACGACCTGCGGGATCACGTCGCCGGCGCGCTGGATCACCACCGTGTCGCCGATCCGGATGTCGCGCCCCTCGCGCAGCACCTCACCCTTGTTGCCGATGCCTTTGATGTAATCCTCGTTGTGCAGCGTGACGTTCTGCACGATCACTCCGCCGACACCGACCGGCTCGAGCTTGCCGACCGGCGTGAACGAGCCGGTGCGGCCGACCTGGATCTCGATGTCGCGGAGCACCGTCATGGCGCGCTCGGCCGGAAACTTGTGCGCGATGGCCCAGCGCGGCGTGCGGGAGACGAAGCCGAGCCGCTCCTGCCAGTCGATGCGATCGATCTTGTAGACGACGCCATCGATGTCGTAGTCGAGTTCGGCGCGCGCTTCCTCGATGCTCTGATGGAACGCGATCAGCTCCTCGACGGAGTGACACAGTTTCGTCAGCGGATTGGTCTTGAAGCCGCAGCGCTCGAACCAGTGGATCATGCCGCTCTGCGTCTCTTCCGGCATCGCGCTCATTTCGCCCCAGGCATAGGCGAAGAAGCCGAGCGGACGCGAGGCGGTGACGGTCGGATCCTTCTGCCGCAAGGAGCCCGCGGCGGAGTTGCGCGGATTGGCGAAGACGGTATCGCCGGCCGCCTTCTGTCGCTCGTTGAGCGCGAGGAAGGCCTTCTTAGTCATGTAGACCTCGCCGCGCACCTCGCAGATGTCGGGGACGTTGCGGCCCTTCAGCCTCTCGGGCACGTCTTCGAGCGTACGGATATTGGCGGTGACGTCCTCGCCCACCGCACCGTCGCCGCGCGTCGCAGCAGTGACGAGCTCGCCGCCCTCATAGCGCAGCGACATCGAGAGGCCGTCGATCTTCGGCTCGGCGGAGAAATTGACCTTGTCGTCATCGAGCTTCAAGAAGCGCACGATGCGGCCGACGAAGTCGCGCACGTCCTCTTCGGCAAAGGCGTTGTCCAGCGACAGCATGGGAACGGAATGCCGGACCTTCTTGAAGCGCCCGGATGGCGCCGCGCCGATCTTCTGTGACGGCGAGTCCGCGCTGACGAATTCCAGAAAGCGTTTTTCGATCGCGTTGAGACGATGACGCAATGCATCATATTCGGCGTCGGTGACGGTGGGTGCGTCGTCCTGATAGTAGCGCTTGTCGTGCTCTTCGAGTTCGAGCGTGAGCCGCATGTGCTCGACCTTGGCCTGCGCCTTGGTGAGGTCGGCGACGTCGCGAAGCGGTTTGGATTTTGCTGCTCTTGCCATGGTGCTTGGATACGACGGAGCGGGCGCAGGGGTAAAGGCACGTTGAGATCTTGTTGCCCCGGATGCAGCGCAACGCGCTGCGTCCGGGAGGCGCAGCCTAAGCCGTCGCCGCCTTAAGCAGCCGGTCCGCGGCCGCCCTTGCCTCGGCCGTGATCTCGGCGCCGGCGAGCATGCGGGCGATTTCTTCGCGGCGGTGGTCGGCGGCAAGTGCGTTGACGCGGGTGGCGACGCGCTTGCCCTTGTCCAGCGCATCCTTGGAGATCAGGAGATGCTGGTCGGCGCGGGCGGCGACCTGCGGGGCATGAGTCACGGCCATCACCTGCACCTTGCCGGCCAACCGCGCCAGTCGCGCGCCGATGGCATCGGCGACGGCGCCGCCTACGCCTGTGTCGATCTCGTCGAACACGAGCGTCGGCGCCGAGCCGCGGTCGGACAGCACGACTTTCAGCGCCAGAAGGAAGCGGGAGAGCTCGCCGCCGGAGGCGACCTTCATCATCGGACCGGCCCTGGTGCCCGGATTGGTCTGCACCCAGAACTCGACCCGGTCGAAGCCTTGCGGGCCCGGCGCGGCCTCGTCGGTCGCCACCTGGGTCATGAACTTTGCACGCTCGAGCTTGAGCGGTGCGAGTTCGGCATTGACCGCCCTGTTGAGCTTCTCGGCCGATTTCTGCCGCGCCGCCGAGAGCTTTTTCGCAGCAGTC
Protein-coding sequences here:
- the ligA gene encoding NAD-dependent DNA ligase LigA encodes the protein MARAAKSKPLRDVADLTKAQAKVEHMRLTLELEEHDKRYYQDDAPTVTDAEYDALRHRLNAIEKRFLEFVSADSPSQKIGAAPSGRFKKVRHSVPMLSLDNAFAEEDVRDFVGRIVRFLKLDDDKVNFSAEPKIDGLSMSLRYEGGELVTAATRGDGAVGEDVTANIRTLEDVPERLKGRNVPDICEVRGEVYMTKKAFLALNERQKAAGDTVFANPRNSAAGSLRQKDPTVTASRPLGFFAYAWGEMSAMPEETQSGMIHWFERCGFKTNPLTKLCHSVEELIAFHQSIEEARAELDYDIDGVVYKIDRIDWQERLGFVSRTPRWAIAHKFPAERAMTVLRDIEIQVGRTGSFTPVGKLEPVGVGGVIVQNVTLHNEDYIKGIGNKGEVLREGRDIRIGDTVVIQRAGDVIPQVVDIVLDKRPTSAKAFHFPKTCPCPLHTDVVRGETAAGEEEARARCTGEFACPYQKIEHLKLFVSRRAFDIDGLGEKQLQYFFDKGWVKEPADIFTLEKRNAKLKLEEIEGYGETSVRNLFGAIESRRRIALERFIYALGMRHVGETTALALARGYGSWDAFHDACLKVAKGDEEAMAEMDALDQIGDTVIKSIADYFGEDHNRGIVERLTKEVEIVDAEKPKSNSAVAGKTVVFTGSLEKMTRDEAKATAERLGAKVSGSVSKKTDIVVAGPGAGSKLTEANKHGVKVLTEDEWLTLIGE